DNA sequence from the Chroogloeocystis siderophila 5.2 s.c.1 genome:
GTTACAGCTTGATGCGATCGCTAAACCTCTCAATACAAATATCTAGGGTAGTATGATTTGATCTTTTACTTAAGCGGGTAACGCGATTCGAACGCGCGACATTCACCTTGGCAAGGTGACGCTCTACCACTGAGCTATACCCGCAAAACTTGTGCAATTCTTATCTTCGCAAGTTAACCACAATTTGTCAACCCCCATTGTGAGCGATCAGCTAATTGCTAATCGCTAAGCAAATACTTCTAACCCATTGCTTCGGGAGCAACAGAGACATCTGGCGCTTGCGCACTTCTGAGGGCTACAGGTAGCTGCGAATCTCGATACGATTCGACTTCGAGTCGCGAGTGCAGTTGACGCATCAAGTTACCCATTTCTAGGGCATTCATTGCGTAATCCCAGCCTTTATTACTTTTGATGCCTGCTCTTTCCAACGCTTGCTGCATCGTATCCGCCGTCAAAATGCCAAAAACGACAGGAACTCCCGTTTGAAAGCCAGCGGCGGCGATTCCTTTAGCCACTTCACCAGCAACGTAATCAAAATGTGGAGTTTGCCCGCGAATCACCGCCCCCAAACAAATGATTGCATCATAGCGCCGCGATTGTGCGAGTTGGTGCGCGACGACTGGAACTTCAAAACTTCCAGGAACCCAAACATAATCTACTTGATTGCCATGCGGATTAACGTCAACACCATGACGTTTTAAGCAATCCTGGCATCCCTCCAGTAACTTAGTCGTAATTAAATCGTTGAATCGCCCAATGACTATTGCCAAGCGTAATGGCTCAGTTTGCGCAAAAGTACCCTCAAAAACTGCCATAACTATAATTAAATCTCATACTTTTATGTCTTAATGAAATCTGCTGCTTTGTCTTCTTGCAACGCTACTTTGACAATATAGGGGCAATATAGTCATTGCCCCCACAGAGTACTAGTGTATCTTGATATTGCTAGTAATTTGCTGTGCAGTCTTAAACAACGAGAAAGTTTAGCGCACCGACTAAAAAGACTAGAGCAATCCAAGCAATCGAACCTAC
Encoded proteins:
- the ribH gene encoding 6,7-dimethyl-8-ribityllumazine synthase — translated: MAVFEGTFAQTEPLRLAIVIGRFNDLITTKLLEGCQDCLKRHGVDVNPHGNQVDYVWVPGSFEVPVVAHQLAQSRRYDAIICLGAVIRGQTPHFDYVAGEVAKGIAAAGFQTGVPVVFGILTADTMQQALERAGIKSNKGWDYAMNALEMGNLMRQLHSRLEVESYRDSQLPVALRSAQAPDVSVAPEAMG